The nucleotide sequence TAGATggaggagtttgctttgaatattaaaaatgaattaattagtgtttttagtttgtggtgctcagacgcAGTGAAGATCTGATTTAAATATGGAAAGAGAGATGATAGTTGTACAAATGTCTTCATAATTCAGTGTCAAGTGGTGGACAATATGACGTCAACTGAAAAAGGCTTGCAGACCTGAATTAATACCTAGTTGCTAACAAATCTATAATAAGATCCTGTGGAAGTTATCAACACCTCCCAAACCATCAAGGAATTCTTCAGACCTGGTGGTGGGGAGTGTTGTGgacattttatgaagatgtatttaatatgtattgtcatagtgtcgccCAGTGTTAGTACCCCCACAGCCCGCtcaaaagagctgactggggcagactgacgctggttgagttccgtctggtagtggaaaacttctTGAGGTTGGAGAGAGctgtttgcagagtggggatatgtccgccagcgaaagggcccctgtgcattAGCACAGACATTCATCATGTGGGTTATGTTcgctctgcaaggacattatcgGTTATAGGTGGATGTACGCTCTcgtctctgctgtgtctgatcagcacagGTTGAGATTCGTAGTGTACACCTGCAGATAGCCTCTCATTCACaaggaacggtagtataatccgggtatgcgttgttctctggaacaacgcagaataaggattcctatcagcgGAAATACGGGAGTCTTTGGGTTGTTATGGTCAGAGATGGAGTACATGTTTGACAGCCATGCGGCTTTCTTTTGCAAAGCTTCCATGCACCCAGTCTCTGCTCAAACACACCCATAAGACTCCTTtagccattattcattggttgtttgtattaactcatcctgttggaaggatttTGTGTGAAGGtcatttcctgtgatgtcattttgtATTGAGGAAACGATTGGCTATTGTGgcgatcacttcctgtttgtcatagCTTTTGTAATGTGGAAATAAAAAGCCAAGCGGACTGGTCGCTAGTAATACTGATGGAGCTGAGACGTAACCTGTGGTGATGTTTGTTTATCTTATCTTATCTTATCTtagctaaacaaaaatagagcgacaattttgaaaaaaaagcaatattttttactttttgctataataaatatcccccaaaaaatatataaaaaaacattttttttcctcagtttaggtcgatacgtattcttttacttatttttggtaaaaaaaaaatcacaataagcgtttattgttcAAGATTTCTAGTGTACATcttttggactttattattgaTAATTAATTTgtggattcacaaaggacttgatTGTTATATTATTTGGCTGGcgcaatttttcttctttttcgtttattgattggtttgcgcaaaagtaatagtgtctacaaaatacgggatagtttcatggcatttttataaatattgtttttactagtaatggcggcgacattattggacacatcggacactgtgggaccattgtcattgataaagcaatcagtgctataaaaatgcactgattactgtaaacatgGCATTGAAGGTGTTAACCAGTAGTGGCGCTGAATCTCGAACATAAAAAGCACTTTCTAAAGGATATAtacagctgaagacagcagatatacatgtaaaacgtatgtagggagatttgtttcatccctgtgtatcatctgaggctgtttacttcattgggtatatgtgagggcttacatccactttaattgaacaagctgatattagaagctggttggctactgtgcagattttgcactctctagttttagtaaatcaatccgatTATCGCTTTATCCCACCAAAGTCCTTAGGAGTGGCAATTTTCTAATATCTATGGATACCTACTCGCCTTCTAAATGCAACATGCACAATACCATGATGAaaaaagtctatgggccagattctcagaagagttacgacggtgtatctcaggaaacaccgttgtatctctgtttctgagcctgggtatctatgcgagtgattcctagaatcattttcgcatagatacggccaagatccgacaggtgtaagtcacttacaccgtcggatcttagatgtaatgcaacgccggccgctagttggcgtttacgttcagttctcatttgactatgcaaatgagcctgatacgccgattcccgaacgaatttgcgtcacgtagtcgtcgcttacgtcgtttccgtaagcgtaaggttacccctgctatatgaagggtaaccttacgccagtccgctgtatgccatgttaagtatggcgtcgggtccgcgtcgtctttttccgccggttacgtcgttttcctaagtcgttcttgaatacgactttacgtcaatgacgctcacgtcggcgtcattgacgttttccgtcgtgagctggagcatacgcactgggctatttttcagcccggcgcatgcgcagttcaatcggcgcgggggcgcgcacaatttgaatacaagccgccccctttgaattacgtggccatacgctgggccatttacactacgccgccgcaaattacggagcaagtgtttggggaatacggcacttgctccagtaagttgcggtggcgtagtgtaaatgacttacactacgccaatgcagattcttagagaatctggccctatattttgaaACTATTAGCACGTTCTGTCCGGAACATTCAGAAAATCCAAACCGTTGtggttttttttcccagtctcCCCCACTTCAATGGAAGAGGGAAATTAGAACCACGCACAAGAACATGCAAACAGCCCAGTCAAATCCAGTTTAAAATTGGAGCTGGTAAAGTGTACTTTCAATTTACATTAAATGGCATTAAAATTACTCAACAGTTGGCCAAACTGCCAAGAACAGGACACTTGATCAAAAGTTCCCTGTTTTATCCATCAAAAAGGAGGAAAAGAGCATAATCCTGACACAAAATATTGAAGAGCCCTCTTTAAAATGTATCGTACCTGTGATCTCTTCAAAGTAGCTGTAGACAGGAGGTGGGTTGAGTGACTCCACAAAAGTTGGATATGAGAATGTACCAGGCAAAAGTTCAGTGTCCTCAGGAAGTATAAGAAGCCTTAGGTGAGTGGGGTTTACAGGGAAAGATGTAGGTGGCACAGTAGTTTGAGACTCTTCTACACCTTCCACAAACCCTTCACCAGGAGTATTTGTGCTTTCATATGACGGGACAGAAACTTTACCCGTCGTTGACTCTTGTGTGCTTTCTGTAACATTGACAGTAGAAACGCTGGTTGAAACCAAGGAGTTAGTTGGGTTCTCTGAGCTGGTGGAAATGCTAGGAATTTTCTCTGTCCTGGGTAATGTTGTTCCTGTTGGAACCAAACTGGTTGGGTGAAGTGTGTTGGTGGGAAGCAAAGTAGTACTGTGACGGATGACTGGAAGTTTTGTCAAAGATGGAGTAGAAACTGAAGCCATGGTCGTCAGTTTTTCCAAAGTGTTGGTCGTCGTCAATCCTTGAGTTACACCAGGCTGACCCCTGGTTATGATAATTTGGGTAATTGTTGCCTTAGAAGTGGTTGCCTTTGTTGTGCTTATCTTGGCTGTTGTTGAAGGCTTTGAGGTTTTAGTGACTGGTTTTGTAGGTCGGGCTGTGGTTGTTATTTTGGCTTTTATGGAAGTAGTGCTTGGAGAAGGGGTAGTCACAGCACGCTGGGATGTAGCAGTTAAAGGAGTGGCTGTAGTGGTAGGATTAGCAGAAGTTGTAGCTATGGTTGTTTTGGGGTCCTCTGAATCATCAGGTTTCACTACTATGAGGGAAGTAACGGGTGTCACAAAGTTGTATTTAAGAGATAAGTTAGTAGCCTTCTCTGTCAGTATCTTTCGAGCTATGGTGTCATTGGCTTTAATCCTAGCCTGCAACAAATCTTGGATCGTGAAGTAGGCCCAAAGCCTCTGGACAAACCACTGAATTTCATCCACATTGCCTGAACACCCGAAGCTGGGCTGTGTAGCGTTATCCACGACAGAGATGTCATTTTCTAGACTTATTTTCTCTTTCTGATTATGTGCAGTCATTCGAACCTGAAGATTTTTGGCTTCCGATTTTACTTTTCCTGTGACAACCAGCTCTGATCCCTCAAAATAATTGGGAAATAGGGTCTGTGTCACATTTTGGGCCGTTTCTCCAAGGTAAGCCATTTCAATGTCAAAGAGGAGAGGGCTGGCAATCTCATCGTAAAATCCTTTTAGCTGCAGAGTGGCATCAGAATGTTCATAGATACGACGTGCTATGCCACGGTTTTCAAGGGATAGCCGGCGCATGAGGTTGTAGTCGGCATCATCGCCAAATGCAAGGCAGAAAAGAGAAGTGGTTCCTCTAAAGGCTTTATGGGCATTTTCAAGGATGCGAGTGGAAGATGTTACTCCTGAGGTGGCCTCTCCATCGGTCAGGAATATGATTAGAGGGATCTTCTGCTTGGTGCCTCCTTTTTCTGGTTTACTTGATGTCACGTTAAAGATAGAAGCAGCAGCCAGAACTGCAGCATTAATATCTGTCCCTAAAGAGATATACAACATTAGATCCCTGTATAAGTAAAAccgatcactaaaatctcatacacATTTTATAATGTCAATTATAAATTACTTACAAGCCCTACACCATTTAGACACTAAAACCATTACCTGCATTGATAAAGGCTAAAAAGTCTGAAACTGCATGCATGTTagtaatactgggccagattcacatagaattacgttgctcctgggcagcgtaacgtatgtgatttactttacaccgccgcaggtttacagcttaagtgcctgattctcagaactcttacctgtaaacttgcggcggtgtatcgtaaatgcgctcggcgcaagcccgccccattcaaatggggcgggcaccatttaaattaggcgggttcccgcgccgaacgtactgcgcatgctccgtcgggtaaattacccgacgtgcattgcgctaaatgacgtcgcacggacgtcatttgttttgacgttaacataaatggcgtccagcgccattcacggacgacttacgcaaacgacgttgttttttaaatttcgacgcgggaacgacggccatacttaacatggcttacaacaactagggctcagccctaattttacacggcgtaactcgacggaaactacgttaagttagatcgacgggcagcgcggacgttcggggatcgccgtaactattcatttgcatattctacgccgaccgcaaaggcctcgccacctagcggccggcctagaattgcatccttaagatccgacagtgtaattcaattacacctgtcggatcttagggctagctatgcgtaactgattctatgaatcagtcgcatagttaggatggccgtaacacagagatacgacggcgtatcaggagatacgccgtcgtatctcttttgtgaatctggcccactgactctGTAATATTTTGGCTATATCTGTGCTATACACCAGCAGTTTTGGATGCCCTGTTAGCTAAAAGAGGCAAAACGGAAAAAATGAAgagggatctgtgatgggatGGTCTATGATGAggagagtctgtgatgggggggatctgtgatgggatgGTCTATGATGAggagagtctgtgatggggggatctgtgatggagagggatctgtgatgggatGGTCTATGATGAggagagtctgtgatggggggatctgtgataggATGGTCTATGATGAGgcgagtctgtgatggggggatctgtgaaagGATGGTCTATGATGAggagagtctgtgatgggggatctgtgctgGGATGGTCTGTGATATGGAGATTGTGGTTTGGAATTGAACATAATGATATGTTATATAATTTTGCATATAGACAAGGTGCTGTTGTATGTAAATATGACTTCCTGAtcattttaattttagttttaattataatataaaataatggatgtgggggccttttggtgggcgtgaatTGGAATGTCAATTGCAATTCAGGTTTTCTCATTCAAcaccagtacctgacctcacaaatgggcacaaATTGCCACAGAGAACCTTTGACattttgtggaaagccttcccagaagagttgaggtTGTTCTAGCTAAATAGGATGGGCGGCGAGGAAgaatgagggggaggggacagctcCATATTTTTGGATATCCAACAAGCTCTGATAGGTGTAATGGTCCGGTAATGGTTTGCAAACCTTGGCCCATACAGTATATCGTACATGAAGTTACAGGGATTTTAACATGGCACGAGCCACTGATTAATGTCCTTTCATTTCCATTTTTACTTTAGAAATAGAATAACACTTCAAATAGCTCTATAATACATAAGCAGGTCAGTAAAATAATCTCACTTACATCCATCAGCTTCAATCTTGTTCACATACTCCTTTGCACTCTTGATATTCTGAGCTGTGGCCTGGATGGAAGTGCCGGGTCTCCACACCTGTACTACATCTGAGAAGGTAATGATGTTAAAGTGGTCATCTCGGTGGAGGTCATTTAAGATGACGTACATAGCACTCTTTGTCTGAAAGGATAATTATAATGTACTTTGTTACTTGTCTGAGTGCAGTGATGGCTAATTGTACAGTTAACCTTCTATTTCTGAAATTATACAGGTTTTTTAAAGACCCAAAACTAAGGCAATTAAAGTAATGTAAAGGAAAAGTTTTTAGTTTTTCAGGGACGGATTAGAACctctgccaatgatggggcactattcctcccactgacaccaatgatgggacactattccacccactgataccaatgatggtggcactaattctttccattgacgccaatgatggggcactattcatgctactgacaccaatgatgaggcactaatcctcccactgacacccatgatgGCAGGTTATTATAGATGCCAGGActatttctactcccactggcagggcagccatcaaaaattttggggccccttacacggtTTTAGGCATGGCCCCCTGGAGCAAACCGGTGGGGGCGTggggtgctgatgaaaaaaaaacaagtgtaatctcttctctcctgacacaAGATAATACCATCgggccctttacaggtgtaatgcaaaaaataaaattaaaataaaaccgagaggggggccggccgggcctgtaaggcctcgtacacacggacggactgtccaatgaaaacggtccgctggaccgttttcatcggacagtccgctgccggatttctgtctcaTGGTTGTAAAcatcatcaaacagaaatccgcgcggacccctaaacgcggtgacgtggccgcgccgtcgccgtgacgattacgcggcgacgtgcgcggccctggaaggtcaatgcttccacgcatgcgtcgaatcacttcgacgcatgcgagggctttcggccgagcggacatgtccggtgagtctgtacagacgaccgaacatgtccgacggacaggcttccagcggacatgtttcttagcatgctaagaaacatttgtccgctggaaactgtccgatccgccggaaaattgttcggtcggacgtacagacgaccgaacatgtccgctgaaactggtctgcggaccagtttcagcggacatgttcggtcgtgtgtacggggcctaaggggccctggggaccattgggccccttacaggtgtaatgcaaaaaaataaaaaaaatgggagggggccagccgggcctgtaaggggccctggggaccatcgagccacttacaggtgtaatgccaaaaaaaatgtgagggggccAGCCAGACCCCTGggaaccatcgggccccttacaggtgtaatacctgtacccccctgatggtggccctgcacaCTGGACACAATTCAACCCCTCTAAAAtctgaaggatagtaaactggccctttgcttagaaagtttggcgaCCTCTGGTCTATATCAtactttctcaaccttttaagGGTGGAAGAACCCTTGAAAAAACTTTCCGGTCTCAACaaacccctgctaataattactatatctacagatCACTGAACATTGGTGTGATGGTTGCTAAAAAGAGCATTGGtgtaagtggttaattacccGAGAGGCTGAAATTGCCCATTGCTGAGGAAACCCCTAGAAACCCTGGAGGAATCCTAGGGTTCCATGtagccctggttgagaaaggctggtctataTTAAGTAGAACTAGTAGGATACTTACATGACAATGTAGAGATATAACAGCACTcaaatatatatagacacacacagagagtaAGATACATAGGCTACAcagggggttgatttgctaaaactggagagtgcaaaatctggtgcagcttttcatggcagccaatcagcttctaacttcagctttgataaaaaaaaaaaaaacatggaagccgattggtttctatgcagagctgcaccagattttatactctccagtcttattaaccacttgtctaccgcCATATAGTAAAATGACGACTGCAGgcaccctccctccctctgggtggacgtcatatgacgtccttgtttTCCCAGCATTCTGGAGAGCGCATCACTGTGTACTCGATGCTCATGCCCAGCAACCGCGAAGGCCGTCGGGCACCCGCCATTGCTCATCACAgggcagggacgtggatctgtgtgtgtaaaaaataaaatgaataataaaaattacatacaaCTATCCCcccttttgtagacgctataacttttgcgcaaaccaatcaatataataatataataattagctcagagttcaggagtgtgatgTGCACAGAGGGCAGGGTTCGGGAGCTTGGCtacgtacagaatgcagagttcaggagtgagttACGTAGAGAGCGCAGGGCTCAGCATTTTGTgctgtgtacagggtgcagggtacaGGGTTGAGCTGtggacagagtgcagggtttagggatcACACTGTGGACAagttgcagggttcaggggtttgCGCTGtggacagagtgcagggttcagtgtTTAGGGGTGTGCTACACAAAGAGTGCAGAGTCCAGGAGTTGCgctttgtacagagtgcagggttcaaaagtgccctgtgtacagagtgcaggatccATGTGAGAGCTACATGCAGGGTTCAGGGGGGGTTCAGCTCACACCACCACTACCAGATCTCCCAGCCCCCAACTACTGCCCTGCCACTCACTACTGACAAACCCCTGCAATGGCAAATTACCACCCCCTAAATAACGCCCAGCCCCTCACCACTAGCAGACCACCCTCCCCTGTGAAATCCCCAGGGATAAGCACTTAACTTTTGGTATTCAAGTGGTTCATCCAGCCTGTGTGTCCTCCATTTCAGCCTGTGCCTGCGTGTCCGGCTGACCACTTGGCATGTAAGTTCATTTTTGTAAGCTGCCTGTTCGGCTGCAGCATCTCCGCGCTCGCCTTGTACAGCCTGaaatcggcgcatgcgcagtaacaggaGTCGGGACTCGCCGAGACCATAGAAGTTTCTGTGTTCACAAGTGACGGGAGGAAGAGCGGGTGAGAGCCGGAGGTGGTGGACGACGGCCGCTgcgggccacatgacaaggctcggggggccacattcggcccgcgggccttgtgtttgccacctgtgCCATAGAGTATATTTTCTATTTGCCCCAGTGACCATTGTTATTGGGACCATGTAATAAGAAAGCCAAATTTTTACAGTTGTTGCCAAAACAGATGgcagttgaatgaatgaatgaatgacttgtatagcgcaactcatgcgaactgaatcgcctctgggcgctgtttccagccagagtctgcttggctggtgtggtcatttttcccagaaggatcgtgacacgctggggacacacagtcatacacatatatactgggccaatttggacaagatccaatttacctaccagcatgtctttggagtgtgggaggaaaccggagtacccggaggaaacccatgcatgcacagggagaacatgcaaactccaggcagaaggtgtagtggtcgggattcgaaccagcgacccttttgctgctaggcgaaagtgctactcactgcaccactgtgctgccccttgGCTGGGCACAATTTGATTGTACTGTATATTTAGTCACATCTTGTGTCTGCTCATCTAGATTCAATTTGCTAACTTGTGTAGCTTCTATAATGTGTTATGCTGTTTTGCATGGGTGCCAGGTTCACTTCAACAACTGGACCCGACGTGCCACAGATGGACTCACCTGTTTAATCTTCGAGCCAAACATCGACCCGCTGACGTCAATAACAAAGATAACATTTTTCTGGATGGTCGGAAGCCCTCGTGGAGCGAAGTAGTGAACAAAATATCCATTGTATATCTAGGTTACAGACATGAGTAATGGTGAATTATTTTTACAGGTTTATAACTCTCTGTGATAAATAGCACCTTGTGTGTTACATATCACACATCTACCTGAACATCTCCTGCAAGGTCTTTCAAGGCCACATCGTACTGGATAACAAAATCTGCTGCAATGCCGGAACTGGATTGGGCAGCTTGTTCCTTTGGCGTTGGACTGAATGTGATTCGAGCACAGTGGGGGGTTTTCTCTAATTCTGTGGACGGAGGCATTTTTGTCTCCCCTGTAAAAAAACAGACATATAAAGGGTTCAACAAAGCTTGCTTTCTTTTGTAGTTTGTTTTTTACACATACGTGGGACATCCATAATTGTTCACCCCATCTATAAGGTTGGCTGCTTGTTTGGCCAATAAATAACTTTGGATAGAGCAGGGAATGATAAACCCACGTTTGATCTTTTGTTTCCATCTGTGTTCCATTTGAAGGATTTCCTTCTCTTCCCAGCCTGTAGACACAGCAGGAACGGAAAGCAACCCTATCCCGTCCACCACTGTCATTAATACAGGTGCCCCAATTAGAAGACTCCCTTTAttctatgtagcgctaccccctcaggagccgctggttgatttgggatcggcgtattaagttacctctatgtagtgtctaggggcgaaggtagtgagtagagcagtaattgaatgtccaaTCTGCAGATAAggtttttctgaatgctttatttttctggtccaacacgaccaacacatcAACTTGAGGACAGGATAGGTTGATGAAAATAGAGTAACtctgcagtatcaggctttgaATGAAGAAAGCAGCTCTGCCTTCTGTAATTATAGCGatacgtcgccactct is from Rana temporaria chromosome 9, aRanTem1.1, whole genome shotgun sequence and encodes:
- the ITIH6 gene encoding inter-alpha-trypsin inhibitor heavy chain H6 isoform X1, which codes for MENLLRKFMILLIGILSITDLSLQDRNRLESPYLKRYKRQLRATKTELKISSLYIQSTIVSRYAHTKVQTVMVNPHAESKEAIFELELPSSAFISNFTLTVNGKTHVAEVKEKHQAKKMYDEARRQGKTTAHVGTRDRETEKFRVSVNVEAGGEITFDLTYEELLRRQLGKYEYAVSLRPNQIVQNLTVQVTISERTGMEYVRVLPLRTSRLITNSVRGETKMPPSTELEKTPHCARITFSPTPKEQAAQSSSGIAADFVIQYDVALKDLAGDVQIYNGYFVHYFAPRGLPTIQKNVIFVIDVSGSMFGSKIKQTKSAMYVILNDLHRDDHFNIITFSDVVQVWRPGTSIQATAQNIKSAKEYVNKIEADGWTDINAAVLAAASIFNVTSSKPEKGGTKQKIPLIIFLTDGEATSGVTSSTRILENAHKAFRGTTSLFCLAFGDDADYNLMRRLSLENRGIARRIYEHSDATLQLKGFYDEIASPLLFDIEMAYLGETAQNVTQTLFPNYFEGSELVVTGKVKSEAKNLQVRMTAHNQKEKISLENDISVVDNATQPSFGCSGNVDEIQWFVQRLWAYFTIQDLLQARIKANDTIARKILTEKATNLSLKYNFVTPVTSLIVVKPDDSEDPKTTIATTSANPTTTATPLTATSQRAVTTPSPSTTSIKAKITTTARPTKPVTKTSKPSTTAKISTTKATTSKATITQIIITRGQPGVTQGLTTTNTLEKLTTMASVSTPSLTKLPVIRHSTTLLPTNTLHPTSLVPTGTTLPRTEKIPSISTSSENPTNSLVSTSVSTVNVTESTQESTTGKVSVPSYESTNTPGEGFVEGVEESQTTVPPTSFPVNPTHLRLLILPEDTELLPGTFSYPTFVESLNPPPVYSYFEEITGVSSKIYSTEDSDYEMIVDPFMEPDIDYDVVPVGAPLLQTFMSSVDGDPHFVVNLPEIQEKLCFTLDGQPGNVLTLLNDRVTGITVSGHLIKAPPRVGHEDRLRTYLNIVTITINQPRSNYIINITLDSLTLKGEKELTLPVNRPALIRKPRLALRISPSTNITIWIGRNVELLIMFHHYQHPTYLQLNHLGFYIVRGDGLSSSSKGLLGQFQNSHIEVTEQKQSNDLTFSAVLKRNNQTAPAILVVKSLKDSTAQAHMSKCWLVKHTDIEQILDGPYMSYVVSDLQDM
- the ITIH6 gene encoding inter-alpha-trypsin inhibitor heavy chain H6 isoform X2 produces the protein MENLLRKFMILLIGILSITDLSLQDRNRLESPYLKRYKRQLRATKTELKISSLYIQSTIVSRYAHTKVQTVMVNPHAESKEAIFELELPSSAFISNFTLTVNGKTHVAEVKEKHQAKKMYDEARRQGKTTAHVGTRDRETEKFRVSVNVEAGGEITFDLTYEELLRRQLGKYEYAVSLRPNQIVQNLTVQVTISERTGMEYVRVLPLRTSRLITNSVRGETKMPPSTELEKTPHCARITFSPTPKEQAAQSSSGIAADFVIQYDVALKDLAGDVQIYNGYFVHYFAPRGLPTIQKNVIFVIDVSGSMFGSKIKQTKSAMYVILNDLHRDDHFNIITFSDVVQVWRPGTSIQATAQNIKSAKEYVNKIEADGWTDINAAVLAAASIFNVTSSKPEKGGTKQKIPLIIFLTDGEATSGVTSSTRILENAHKAFRGTTSLFCLAFGDDADYNLMRRLSLENRGIARRIYEHSDATLQLKGFYDEIASPLLFDIEMAYLGETAQNVTQTLFPNYFEGSELVVTGKVKSEAKNLQVRMTAHNQKEKISLENDISVVDNATQPSFGCSGNVDEIQWFVQRLWAYFTIQDLLQARIKANDTIARKILTEKATNLSLKYNFVTPVTSLIVVKPDDSEDPKTTIATTSANPTTTATPLTATSQRAVTTPSPSTTSIKAKITTTARPTKPVTKTSKPSTTAKISTTKATTSKATITQIIITRGQPGVTQGLTTTNTLEKLTTMASVSTPSLTKLPVIRHSTTLLPTNTLHPTSLVPTGTTLPRTEKIPSISTSSENPTNSLVSTSVSTVNVTESTQESTTGKVSVPSYESTNTPGEGFVEGVEESQTTVPPTSFPVNPTHLRLLILPEDTELLPGTFSYPTFVESLNPPPVYSYFEEITGVSSKIYSTEDSDYEMIVDPFMEPDIDYDVPVGAPLLQTFMSSVDGDPHFVVNLPEIQEKLCFTLDGQPGNVLTLLNDRVTGITVSGHLIKAPPRVGHEDRLRTYLNIVTITINQPRSNYIINITLDSLTLKGEKELTLPVNRPALIRKPRLALRISPSTNITIWIGRNVELLIMFHHYQHPTYLQLNHLGFYIVRGDGLSSSSKGLLGQFQNSHIEVTEQKQSNDLTFSAVLKRNNQTAPAILVVKSLKDSTAQAHMSKCWLVKHTDIEQILDGPYMSYVVSDLQDM